In a genomic window of Staphylococcus taiwanensis:
- a CDS encoding CPBP family intramembrane metalloprotease, giving the protein MMRRSLLTYILLVFVLTYSIEGFVYLLGGLQAFSIIANLAMLLPAISAIIVWAIYYRDNKFWKFFGLRLGKIKYWFIYPMMMLVILIIIYFISYIIYPNQFLNSSELQHRMKDTFILIPGVPAFISLLIPLALNLTVGIVFSIIAYLGEELGWRAFMYPQLIKIGLTKGLIIGGTIWGLWHLPLILMGHNYPNHPILGNIMMILMCIPLGIILYYSYIKSGNIFVPAIMHGILNQFSSTITTFSIKESQFNPLIYGSTGIIGIIILSIIAIFCIKKMRIHEREI; this is encoded by the coding sequence ATGATGCGCCGCTCATTACTTACATATATTCTTTTAGTTTTCGTCTTAACATATAGCATTGAAGGGTTTGTATATTTATTAGGTGGACTTCAAGCTTTTTCAATAATTGCGAATTTAGCGATGCTACTTCCCGCCATTTCAGCAATCATCGTATGGGCGATTTATTATCGTGATAATAAGTTTTGGAAATTCTTCGGACTTAGATTAGGCAAAATAAAATATTGGTTTATATATCCGATGATGATGTTAGTGATTTTAATCATCATATATTTTATCTCTTATATCATATATCCTAATCAATTTTTAAATAGCTCAGAATTACAACACAGAATGAAAGATACTTTTATTTTAATACCTGGCGTACCTGCATTCATTAGTTTATTAATACCATTAGCACTTAATTTAACAGTAGGAATCGTTTTTAGTATCATCGCTTATCTTGGTGAAGAATTAGGTTGGCGTGCATTTATGTATCCTCAATTAATTAAAATAGGATTAACAAAAGGTTTAATCATAGGTGGTACTATATGGGGATTATGGCACTTACCTCTTATTTTGATGGGTCATAATTATCCTAACCATCCAATTCTAGGAAATATAATGATGATATTAATGTGCATTCCACTTGGTATTATTCTTTATTATTCATATATCAAATCTGGAAATATCTTTGTCCCAGCGATAATGCACGGCATTTTAAATCAATTTTCGAGTACGATTACTACTTTCTCTATAAAAGAATCACAGTTTAATCCACTTATCTACGGATCAACTGGAATTATTGGAATAATCATTCTAAGTATCATTGCTATATTTTGTATTAAAAAAATGAGAATTCATGAAAGGGAAATATAG
- a CDS encoding CPBP family intramembrane metalloprotease, with product MVNILEHTASHNMEQSHDVAHDETLNDQNDKAIDPKGNRILNVLIFIFFMIFVQTPAILAMSTLGIAVTQENLGLVIGLAIGFIILSAFVIWAVRTYYRRHTYEDFHQKLKPKDVGIDIIWFIVLRIIAIGLSVLMGVIYGQSQSANDQAIMKNLERIHTLTPSIIIGLIVFFVAITFVAPYVEEHTFRGIFKETIFKKGSFILPLILSSVIFSANHSAGNLIAFLMYVLMGAGMYMAYKRRGSLKDSILVHTLNNASASITMIMGLIYIILN from the coding sequence TTGGTTAATATTTTGGAACACACTGCTTCACATAATATGGAACAATCTCATGATGTAGCTCATGATGAAACTTTAAATGATCAAAACGACAAGGCGATTGATCCAAAAGGCAATCGCATTTTAAATGTTTTAATTTTTATATTTTTTATGATTTTTGTACAAACACCTGCCATTTTAGCTATGTCAACTTTAGGCATTGCGGTTACGCAAGAGAATTTAGGTTTAGTCATTGGTCTCGCTATTGGTTTTATCATATTGTCTGCGTTTGTCATTTGGGCTGTTAGAACTTATTATCGTCGTCATACCTATGAGGACTTTCATCAGAAATTGAAACCAAAAGATGTGGGAATAGATATTATTTGGTTTATTGTATTAAGAATAATTGCCATCGGATTATCTGTTTTAATGGGTGTGATATATGGTCAATCACAATCTGCGAATGACCAGGCAATCATGAAGAATTTGGAACGCATCCATACATTAACCCCTTCTATCATTATTGGTTTGATTGTGTTCTTTGTCGCAATTACTTTTGTGGCACCTTATGTGGAAGAACATACTTTTCGTGGTATTTTCAAAGAAACTATCTTTAAAAAGGGTTCTTTCATACTTCCGCTTATATTATCATCTGTTATCTTCTCAGCTAATCATAGTGCCGGAAACCTTATTGCGTTCTTAATGTATGTCTTGATGGGGGCAGGCATGTATATGGCCTACAAACGTCGTGGCAGTCTGAAAGATAGTATTCTCGTTCATACGCTTAATAATGCTTCTGCGAGTATCACAATGATTATGGGATTGATTTACATTATATTAAATTAA
- a CDS encoding NINE protein, with protein sequence MKSNHVGERIRNLRKSKKMSQEKLAEKLNVSRHSISNWEREVSSPDMHSLLEMTELFGVSLNHLVKGDELIVNKYVYAALAFFLGGLGAHRFYRKQYGKALLYLLFCWTGIPGVIGMVEGIVAFIKTADAQGNI encoded by the coding sequence TTGAAATCTAACCATGTTGGGGAACGTATACGAAACTTAAGGAAGTCTAAAAAGATGTCTCAAGAGAAGTTAGCAGAAAAGCTCAATGTTTCTCGACATTCTATTTCAAATTGGGAAAGAGAAGTGAGTTCTCCAGATATGCATTCATTATTGGAGATGACAGAACTTTTTGGCGTTTCTTTAAATCATTTGGTTAAAGGAGACGAGTTGATAGTGAATAAATATGTCTACGCAGCGTTAGCATTTTTTCTAGGTGGACTAGGTGCACATCGATTTTATAGAAAACAATATGGGAAGGCACTCTTATATTTATTATTTTGTTGGACAGGTATCCCTGGTGTAATAGGAATGGTAGAAGGTATCGTTGCATTTATAAAAACTGCAGATGCTCAAGGGAATATTTAA
- a CDS encoding CPBP family intramembrane metalloprotease, with translation MKLRQFSIYKILTYMILAIIILEAAGEIGGFVMNHGLAKPIGQLISGIIFTIGTLITLKYIHSKNPVILKEIKLKGYSNKRDLTIALALPFLITCVVLVIGISTGLMQNVSVSKDIHIWGMFLFNCLFAVLYEAFPEEVLIRGLILNELQKKFKFMPSLFIQPLLFAIIGGSVHIITNFIHLGNPELLSVVGLMIQFYIFGITLQLYREFAGSLWANMLFHLVCLETSRFIFMSSSQSIIKFHETQQGVFGTLGLLLGLYIGSAIILAILLWLRKRKYQKLNQQ, from the coding sequence ATGAAGCTAAGGCAGTTTAGTATCTATAAGATTTTAACTTATATGATTCTTGCAATTATTATATTAGAAGCTGCAGGAGAAATAGGTGGCTTTGTTATGAATCATGGTCTAGCGAAACCTATTGGCCAGCTAATCAGTGGCATAATATTTACTATTGGCACATTGATAACATTAAAGTACATTCATTCAAAGAATCCAGTTATTTTAAAAGAAATTAAATTAAAAGGGTATAGTAATAAGCGAGATTTAACCATAGCATTGGCGTTACCATTTTTAATTACATGTGTCGTACTTGTAATCGGTATTAGTACAGGGTTAATGCAAAATGTGAGCGTAAGTAAAGATATACATATTTGGGGAATGTTTTTATTTAATTGTCTTTTCGCAGTACTATATGAAGCTTTTCCAGAAGAAGTGTTAATACGTGGATTGATATTGAATGAGTTACAAAAAAAATTCAAATTTATGCCATCACTATTTATCCAACCATTATTATTTGCGATCATTGGCGGTTCAGTACATATTATTACAAATTTCATACATTTAGGTAATCCAGAATTATTGTCAGTTGTAGGTTTAATGATTCAGTTTTATATATTTGGTATCACGTTACAACTATATAGAGAATTTGCAGGTTCCTTATGGGCAAATATGTTGTTTCATTTAGTTTGTTTAGAAACGAGTAGATTTATCTTTATGAGTTCAAGCCAATCTATCATTAAATTCCATGAAACACAACAAGGCGTTTTTGGCACATTAGGATTACTGCTTGGATTATACATAGGAAGTGCGATTATTTTAGCTATTCTACTTTGGCTACGAAAAAGAAAGTACCAAAAACTAAATCAACAATAA